A single region of the Lysinibacillus sp. B2A1 genome encodes:
- a CDS encoding MFS transporter produces the protein MDYRKKTVVASVAGLTLEGMDIMFISFAMTMIIAEFNIDLATGGLISSITNIGMLLGGIIFGVLADKYGRVKVFTYTVILFAIGTALTGLATSIEQVYVYRFIAGLGAGGEYGIGMALVAEAWPKNKQGRASSYVSVGAQYGVILAALLSAIILPTFGWRALFFVGLLPVIFAFIVRKNLEESPEWLATQNNVNQKQEKGKLALLFASPRITITTLSLILMATVQIAGYNGLMIWLPSMLQKSQGLSVSSSALWTISTAVGMIIGMLTFGRFMDRFGAKRAFGIFLLASACAVFLYSFATGAAAILIGGAIVGFFSNGMFAGYGALISSFYPVQIRSTATNTIFNFGRAIGGFSPIFVGYILQSYDMTIVMIYLAILYCISFIVMLTLQKGSSEILQPID, from the coding sequence ATGGATTATCGTAAAAAAACTGTAGTTGCATCGGTGGCTGGGTTAACGTTAGAAGGAATGGACATTATGTTTATTTCTTTTGCCATGACTATGATTATTGCAGAATTTAACATTGATCTTGCAACAGGTGGACTGATTTCATCCATTACGAATATTGGAATGCTGCTAGGTGGTATTATTTTCGGAGTGCTAGCAGATAAATATGGTCGGGTAAAGGTATTTACGTATACCGTGATATTGTTTGCAATCGGTACAGCTTTAACAGGATTAGCAACAAGTATTGAACAAGTTTATGTCTATAGATTTATCGCTGGTCTTGGCGCAGGCGGGGAATATGGTATTGGAATGGCGCTTGTGGCTGAGGCTTGGCCAAAGAATAAACAAGGAAGAGCTTCTTCTTATGTTAGTGTAGGGGCACAATATGGGGTTATTTTAGCAGCTTTATTGAGTGCTATCATTTTACCGACTTTTGGTTGGAGAGCTTTATTTTTTGTTGGATTATTACCAGTAATTTTTGCCTTTATCGTACGTAAAAATCTGGAGGAATCACCAGAGTGGCTTGCAACACAGAACAATGTAAACCAAAAGCAAGAGAAAGGAAAATTGGCACTATTATTTGCCTCGCCTCGTATTACAATAACGACACTTTCTCTTATTTTAATGGCGACTGTTCAAATAGCTGGCTACAATGGCTTAATGATTTGGCTGCCATCCATGCTACAGAAATCTCAGGGGCTCTCTGTGTCAAGCTCTGCTCTTTGGACAATTAGTACCGCAGTTGGTATGATTATTGGAATGTTAACATTTGGACGGTTTATGGACAGATTTGGGGCAAAGCGTGCTTTTGGTATCTTTTTACTTGCCTCTGCTTGTGCAGTATTCCTTTATTCCTTTGCGACTGGTGCAGCAGCGATATTAATCGGAGGTGCGATTGTTGGCTTCTTCTCAAATGGAATGTTTGCTGGGTATGGAGCTTTAATTAGTAGCTTCTATCCTGTGCAAATTCGCAGTACAGCAACAAATACAATTTTTAACTTCGGTAGAGCAATAGGTGGTTTCTCACCTATCTTTGTTGGCTATATTCTTCAAAGCTATGATATGACGATTGTAATGATCTATTTAGCTATCTTATACTGTATTTCCTTTATAGTGATGCTAACACTTCAGAAAGGTTCTAGCGAGATTTTACAACCAATCGATTAA
- a CDS encoding methyl-accepting chemotaxis protein — translation MEAIMLGIIVVLICTSLYFAYRYFSLKRHAHLNNDELNGMNELSAGQVGEQFYKFAKNVNDKGENLSEHGEYATEKADTVRAAIDEVGKGLKKQLVATEESSTSIEDITVAIEELSIRSNQISEQSNTTLELTQEGNDKLKESLVKMEQFNQTINTTFDAINTLGEKSYEIGNIVKVITGISDQINLLALNAAIEAARAGEHGKGFAVVADEVRKLAEQSRQSADEVSNIVKNIQDETNKVVTSMKQGTEEFEQTNTKILDIGKMFEKIVDTTKIIAENNANSSASTEELSSSSLQIVAAMKDISFISRESVEMFEELVGISDDELNTMEKLVQEAEHLVDLKNDAEKILLSLNRGVETVEARAV, via the coding sequence ATGGAAGCCATTATGCTAGGGATTATTGTAGTTTTAATATGTACATCTTTGTATTTTGCTTACCGCTATTTTTCACTTAAACGTCATGCCCATCTAAATAATGATGAACTAAATGGAATGAACGAATTATCAGCGGGTCAAGTGGGTGAACAATTTTATAAATTTGCAAAAAATGTTAATGATAAAGGTGAAAATCTTTCTGAACATGGAGAATACGCAACTGAGAAGGCTGATACTGTAAGGGCAGCAATCGATGAAGTCGGTAAAGGTTTAAAAAAGCAACTTGTTGCTACTGAAGAAAGCTCTACTTCTATCGAAGACATCACAGTGGCTATTGAAGAACTGTCTATAAGATCAAATCAAATTTCTGAACAATCGAATACGACGTTAGAATTAACGCAAGAAGGTAACGATAAGTTAAAAGAATCGCTGGTGAAAATGGAGCAATTTAATCAAACGATTAATACGACATTCGATGCAATTAATACACTTGGAGAAAAATCGTACGAAATTGGAAACATTGTTAAAGTAATTACTGGAATTTCAGACCAAATAAATTTGTTAGCATTGAATGCAGCTATCGAAGCAGCCCGTGCAGGTGAACACGGTAAAGGGTTTGCAGTAGTTGCTGATGAAGTTCGTAAATTAGCTGAACAGTCGCGTCAGTCAGCCGATGAAGTTTCAAATATTGTAAAAAATATTCAAGATGAGACGAACAAAGTTGTAACTTCAATGAAGCAAGGAACAGAAGAGTTTGAACAAACAAATACAAAAATTTTAGATATCGGAAAGATGTTCGAAAAAATTGTAGATACTACAAAAATTATTGCTGAAAATAATGCCAATTCATCTGCAAGTACAGAAGAATTATCTTCAAGCTCTCTACAAATTGTGGCAGCTATGAAGGATATCTCTTTTATTTCTCGAGAGTCAGTTGAAATGTTTGAAGAGTTAGTTGGAATTAGCGATGATGAGTTAAATACAATGGAAAAACTAGTTCAAGAAGCAGAGCATCTTGTAGATTTAAAAAATGATGCAGAAAAAATACTTCTTTCATTAAACCGTGGTGTTGAAACTGTAGAAGCTAGAGCGGTATAA
- a CDS encoding 3-oxoacyl-ACP reductase translates to MEINFKGKNVLVTGSSKGIGKAIALGFAEHGANLLINYIGDDKEAEEVRTQAEQFGVQALKFNADVSNSQQVQNMYQYMDTHLGAIDILVNNAGFAQASSITDLTDEQWDKMIKVHLYGCFYNCREAAKRMKEQNSGKIINISSDIGSLGCEEFTHYSAAKGGINAFTKALARELAPSILVNAVAPSGTFTDILKEFGDNYVEEESAKYPLKRLAQPEEIAKSVLFLASENANFYTGQLLTPNGGVVMNG, encoded by the coding sequence ATGGAAATAAATTTTAAAGGAAAAAATGTTCTTGTTACTGGTTCAAGTAAAGGCATCGGCAAAGCTATCGCATTAGGCTTTGCCGAGCACGGTGCCAATCTCTTAATCAACTATATTGGGGATGACAAGGAAGCAGAAGAAGTTCGTACACAAGCAGAACAGTTTGGCGTGCAGGCTTTAAAATTCAATGCAGATGTATCAAATTCTCAGCAAGTGCAAAACATGTATCAATATATGGATACACATTTAGGAGCGATTGATATTCTTGTCAATAACGCCGGATTTGCTCAGGCTTCAAGTATTACAGATTTGACTGACGAGCAGTGGGATAAAATGATTAAGGTGCATTTATATGGTTGCTTCTATAATTGTCGTGAAGCAGCAAAAAGAATGAAGGAACAGAACAGTGGAAAAATTATTAATATCTCCTCTGATATTGGTAGTTTAGGCTGTGAAGAGTTTACGCATTATTCGGCTGCTAAAGGTGGAATTAACGCCTTTACAAAAGCTTTAGCCAGAGAATTAGCTCCTTCTATTCTAGTCAATGCAGTAGCTCCTAGTGGAACATTTACAGATATCCTTAAGGAATTTGGTGACAACTACGTAGAGGAAGAGTCCGCTAAATATCCTTTAAAACGATTAGCACAACCGGAGGAAATTGCAAAGAGTGTACTATTTTTAGCCTCAGAAAATGCGAATTTCTATACAGGCCAGCTTTTAACGCCTAATGGTGGCGTGGTTATGAATGGATAA
- a CDS encoding tRNA-dihydrouridine synthase yields the protein MIDNFWRDLPRPFFVLAPMEDVTDVVFRHVVNEAGRPDVFFTEFTNSDSYCHPEGMKSVRGRLIFTEDEQPMVAHIWGDNPEYFRQMSVGMAELGFKGIDINMGCPVPNVASRGKGSGLILRPDVAAELIQAAKAGGLPVSVKTRLGYNDVNEWEQWLTHILKQDIANLSIHLRTRKEMSQVDAHWELIPVIKKLRDRIAPNTLLTINGDIPDRQTGLKLAEQYDVDGVMIGRGIFKNPFAFEKEPREHRSKEHLDLLRLQLDLQDQYAEVLPRSITGLHRFFKIYVKGFPGAAELRNQLMNTKSTDEVRALLDNFEKEC from the coding sequence ATGATAGATAATTTTTGGCGTGATTTACCACGACCATTTTTTGTGCTTGCACCAATGGAAGATGTGACAGATGTTGTTTTTCGTCACGTAGTAAACGAAGCTGGCCGACCGGATGTATTTTTCACAGAGTTTACAAACTCGGATAGCTATTGTCATCCAGAGGGCATGAAAAGTGTGCGTGGTCGTTTGATTTTTACAGAAGATGAACAGCCAATGGTGGCACATATTTGGGGGGATAATCCTGAATATTTCCGTCAAATGAGTGTTGGTATGGCAGAGCTAGGATTTAAAGGTATCGATATTAATATGGGCTGCCCTGTACCGAATGTGGCATCAAGAGGGAAAGGTAGTGGCTTGATTCTGCGTCCAGATGTTGCAGCAGAACTTATACAAGCAGCTAAAGCGGGAGGATTGCCTGTCAGCGTGAAAACACGACTTGGCTATAACGATGTAAACGAGTGGGAGCAGTGGCTAACACATATTTTAAAACAGGATATTGCAAATCTTTCTATTCATTTACGAACAAGAAAGGAAATGAGCCAAGTAGATGCACATTGGGAGCTCATTCCTGTAATCAAAAAATTACGTGACCGTATCGCACCAAACACACTACTAACAATCAATGGAGATATTCCTGATCGTCAAACTGGGCTAAAGCTTGCTGAACAATATGATGTTGATGGCGTAATGATTGGGCGAGGTATTTTTAAAAATCCTTTTGCTTTTGAAAAAGAGCCAAGAGAACATAGAAGTAAAGAACACCTTGATCTTTTAAGACTACAGCTTGATCTTCAAGATCAATATGCAGAAGTACTACCACGTTCAATCACTGGGCTTCATCGCTTTTTCAAAATTTATGTAAAAGGATTCCCTGGAGCTGCTGAACTCAGAAATCAACTGATGAATACGAAATCAACAGATGAAGTGCGTGCATTGCTTGATAACTTTGAAAAAGAATGTTGA
- a CDS encoding methyl-accepting chemotaxis protein — MKFLKNASLKNKLLLTVSVIVLLLITVITTQSIRELNNRMTVDLEQELKSVGLLTAMNLDSDEIKVLLTEKGETNSKFTKIQKQLDKIQEEQGIMSWSYIWDVKDEGGVNPIGYTTNLNDVYEAGEIFTDLADEHVETAKLAIKNNSTEVTDIFQDPFGSWRTVFSPIKDDSGQLIALLGIDYSADYINTIIKKSVTKQIVIAVIGIVILLILVYIIIDRLLKPLKKVVNVANQVANGELMNVDLEITKDEIGNLSASIHKMVSNLQHIILNIRNTSNNVSSAANQLTVHAGETFNSSTNIAQDMRQITQNAEASMVMTEETAAAMEETATGIQQIADSANTAAESSIAASQASERGDQVVQQVITQMELINGSVEQIGTTINGLHFNTKKISDIVSLITAIADQTNLLALNAAIEAARAGEHGKGFAVVADEVRRLAEQSSQSATEIYNLISTIQADSNASITVMEKGKEDVKAGMEFTNEVGEIFKEILTSSEEVASQIREISAASQQISASSEEVAASVNNIKQSAEQSSEFSSNVSTATQDQLTAMQEVKEASSSLGKTAEELQALVSKFKLENDHYGNKF; from the coding sequence ATGAAGTTCTTAAAAAATGCTTCATTAAAAAACAAACTTTTACTAACAGTTAGCGTTATTGTTTTACTTCTAATAACTGTGATTACTACACAAAGTATTAGAGAATTAAACAATCGAATGACTGTGGATTTAGAACAAGAGTTAAAAAGTGTTGGGTTATTAACAGCCATGAATCTTGATAGTGATGAAATAAAAGTTTTATTGACTGAAAAAGGTGAAACCAACTCTAAATTTACAAAAATTCAAAAGCAACTCGATAAAATTCAAGAGGAACAAGGAATTATGAGTTGGAGCTACATATGGGATGTCAAAGATGAGGGTGGCGTCAACCCGATAGGTTATACGACAAATTTAAATGATGTGTATGAAGCAGGTGAAATTTTTACGGATTTAGCAGATGAGCATGTAGAAACAGCTAAATTGGCTATTAAAAATAACAGTACAGAGGTAACTGATATTTTCCAAGATCCTTTTGGTTCATGGAGAACAGTTTTTAGTCCTATTAAGGATGATAGCGGCCAACTAATAGCATTATTGGGAATTGATTATTCTGCGGATTACATTAATACCATTATTAAAAAAAGTGTCACTAAACAGATTGTGATTGCTGTTATTGGTATTGTTATTTTATTAATTTTAGTTTACATAATTATTGATCGTTTATTAAAGCCATTAAAGAAAGTGGTGAATGTAGCCAATCAAGTGGCAAATGGTGAATTGATGAATGTTGATTTAGAAATTACGAAGGATGAAATTGGGAATTTATCTGCATCTATTCATAAGATGGTGTCCAATTTGCAACACATCATATTAAATATAAGAAATACATCAAACAATGTATCCTCAGCAGCTAATCAGCTTACAGTGCATGCAGGTGAGACCTTTAACAGTTCCACAAATATTGCTCAGGATATGAGACAAATTACACAAAATGCTGAGGCTTCTATGGTAATGACAGAAGAAACAGCGGCTGCAATGGAAGAAACAGCGACAGGCATTCAGCAAATTGCCGACTCTGCTAATACAGCAGCTGAATCATCTATCGCTGCCTCTCAAGCTTCCGAACGTGGGGATCAAGTTGTTCAGCAAGTAATTACACAGATGGAGCTAATTAACGGCTCTGTGGAACAAATCGGCACAACCATCAATGGATTACATTTCAATACGAAAAAAATTAGCGATATTGTAAGCCTAATTACTGCCATCGCAGATCAAACAAATTTACTAGCCTTGAATGCCGCAATTGAGGCAGCTAGAGCTGGAGAGCATGGAAAGGGCTTCGCGGTGGTGGCTGATGAGGTAAGACGTTTAGCAGAGCAATCATCACAATCTGCTACTGAAATTTACAATTTAATTAGTACAATTCAAGCTGATTCAAACGCTTCTATTACGGTTATGGAAAAGGGTAAAGAGGATGTAAAGGCTGGTATGGAATTTACCAATGAGGTAGGAGAAATCTTTAAGGAAATTCTCACTTCGTCTGAAGAGGTTGCAAGTCAAATTCGTGAAATTTCGGCTGCGTCTCAGCAAATATCTGCTTCATCTGAGGAAGTCGCTGCATCAGTAAATAACATTAAGCAATCAGCAGAGCAGTCTTCAGAATTCTCATCAAATGTTTCAACAGCAACACAAGATCAATTGACAGCAATGCAGGAAGTAAAAGAGGCATCTTCTTCATTAGGAAAAACAGCAGAAGAATTGCAGGCACTCGTTTCAAAATTCAAATTGGAGAATGATCATTATGGAAATAAATTTTAA
- a CDS encoding sodium:proline symporter: MLNIIIFSLYLIFIYYIGYKGYKRVHTAEDLIVAGWSMPLSVVTGSLVAALLAAPFFFAAVGSGYTSGGFEGSATMGGLGTCMILGALIWTKPLRRLKGWTLADYYGLRYGSKKLGAYTGVVMAIAFGVFNAAALTVGGTYIIQQLLQIDFVPAALLFVSLTALYSVIGGLWAVAYTEIVQGALAVAGILGITIFILFYYPDVTFNPEWWNISTLFEKAGAEFWTLYLVLALGDIPAVDLGQRVAAAKSPKVAQRSMIIAGSIIIAISWIPGMLGEAFKTIYPNSSNPETLMLTFAQGYFPPLLAAIFLTAMAAMGMSTVAACYVATSGIVTKNIYLDFINRNPDPKKLLRFSRAIILASALLGLVLAVSFQKVIDLAYLAWDIIFVTIFWPIVLGPFWKRVSTPAVWASISVGLVYYIVTSLTYVPSLNIQSEGFLGLLNELWQAPVFSGVVITGITIVVVSLLIPPTQHVLEMHRIEQDKSLDDVGSKEELMEQSN, translated from the coding sequence ATGTTAAATATAATCATCTTTAGCTTATACTTAATTTTTATTTATTATATTGGCTATAAAGGCTATAAGCGTGTACATACTGCTGAGGATTTAATCGTTGCTGGATGGAGCATGCCGTTATCTGTCGTAACAGGAAGCTTAGTTGCCGCTCTATTAGCCGCACCCTTCTTTTTTGCCGCTGTAGGTTCAGGCTATACAAGTGGAGGTTTTGAAGGCTCAGCAACAATGGGTGGCTTAGGCACTTGTATGATTCTTGGTGCACTCATCTGGACAAAGCCACTACGAAGATTGAAGGGATGGACATTAGCAGATTACTATGGATTACGATATGGTAGTAAGAAGCTAGGTGCATATACAGGAGTTGTGATGGCAATAGCCTTTGGTGTCTTTAATGCGGCTGCGCTAACTGTGGGTGGAACATATATTATTCAGCAGCTTTTACAAATTGATTTTGTACCTGCCGCATTACTATTTGTATCACTAACGGCTCTTTATTCAGTGATTGGTGGGCTATGGGCAGTAGCCTATACGGAGATTGTACAGGGTGCTCTTGCAGTAGCAGGAATCTTAGGAATTACGATTTTCATTTTGTTCTATTATCCAGATGTTACATTTAATCCTGAATGGTGGAATATCAGTACATTATTCGAAAAGGCTGGAGCAGAGTTTTGGACGCTTTATCTTGTGCTAGCACTTGGCGACATTCCGGCAGTGGATTTAGGACAAAGGGTAGCTGCTGCCAAAAGCCCGAAAGTAGCACAGCGCAGTATGATTATTGCTGGATCAATTATTATTGCAATCAGTTGGATTCCTGGAATGTTAGGAGAGGCATTCAAGACCATTTATCCTAATAGTTCAAATCCAGAAACATTAATGCTTACATTTGCGCAAGGCTATTTCCCTCCATTATTAGCGGCAATCTTTTTAACAGCAATGGCTGCTATGGGAATGTCAACGGTAGCTGCATGCTATGTTGCCACTTCAGGAATTGTGACAAAAAACATTTATTTAGACTTTATTAACCGTAATCCAGATCCTAAAAAGCTATTAAGATTTTCTCGTGCTATTATTCTTGCAAGTGCTTTACTAGGCTTAGTGCTTGCAGTGAGCTTCCAAAAAGTAATTGATTTAGCGTATTTAGCATGGGATATTATATTCGTAACAATTTTCTGGCCAATTGTGCTAGGCCCCTTCTGGAAACGAGTAAGTACGCCAGCCGTTTGGGCAAGTATTTCAGTAGGACTTGTATACTATATCGTGACATCATTGACATATGTACCGAGCCTCAATATCCAATCTGAAGGTTTCTTAGGCTTATTAAACGAGTTATGGCAGGCCCCTGTCTTCTCAGGTGTTGTGATTACAGGCATTACCATCGTAGTAGTAAGCTTGCTGATACCTCCTACACAGCATGTGCTTGAAATGCATAGGATTGAACAAGATAAGAGCTTAGATGATGTAGGAAGTAAGGAAGAGTTAATGGAGCAATCCAATTAA
- a CDS encoding serine protease, with product MIVTTRPLKIKYKKPDNPLQEFMQNIQYNSSLTKEVVFLRYIGIPDSVDLYMKDILKMDEYFYTKKQSMLYLRLHKLEVITNKKDVDRFAELWRNWQAVVDNPPLLYKTSLCSKLKKDHLEWTKKLSFKEVIQMYKENQPNANDTLLKNFAVKFLYWMDYYLPQIFSEDNQTVQKIVFIGNITQHELLFLYFLSTLGCDICYMNPKEDIPNLPPIIATSSTLYKCPVFYEKEVVIPKSLPRKSAPPQQTMIVPVRSKTTEECSYEQLASLATSVVMIKTFGADHEVLCFGSGVVLHQDGYILTNLHVVGGGEYYSVLYENDTNEYITHQFVKYHDMHDLAILKVDKHSKPLPVKVEGQLVRGQKIVAIGSPLGLFNSVSDGIVSGFRDIRSMSMIQFTAAISNGSSGGALLDMQGRLVGLITAGFNDGQNLNLAVPAHLIYQFAQNFIELPS from the coding sequence ATGATTGTGACAACTAGACCTTTAAAAATTAAATATAAAAAGCCAGACAATCCTCTTCAGGAATTTATGCAAAATATCCAATACAATAGCTCCCTTACAAAGGAAGTTGTTTTTCTACGATATATTGGTATACCCGATTCTGTAGATCTTTATATGAAAGACATTTTAAAAATGGATGAGTATTTTTATACTAAGAAGCAAAGTATGCTTTATTTACGATTACATAAGCTTGAGGTCATTACCAATAAAAAAGATGTAGATCGATTTGCGGAGCTTTGGAGAAATTGGCAAGCCGTCGTTGATAACCCTCCTTTACTTTATAAGACATCTTTATGCAGTAAACTAAAGAAAGATCATCTTGAATGGACAAAAAAACTTAGCTTTAAAGAAGTCATCCAAATGTATAAAGAAAATCAACCAAACGCCAATGATACTTTATTAAAAAATTTTGCAGTAAAATTTTTATACTGGATGGATTATTATTTGCCTCAAATTTTTTCTGAAGATAACCAAACGGTGCAGAAAATTGTTTTTATTGGTAACATCACTCAGCATGAATTATTATTCTTATATTTTTTATCGACACTTGGTTGTGATATCTGTTATATGAATCCTAAAGAAGATATTCCAAATTTGCCTCCAATTATAGCAACGTCATCTACTTTATATAAGTGTCCCGTTTTCTACGAAAAGGAAGTCGTAATACCTAAATCTCTGCCTAGGAAGAGTGCACCTCCTCAACAAACGATGATTGTTCCAGTTCGAAGTAAAACTACAGAAGAATGTAGCTATGAGCAATTAGCTTCTTTAGCCACATCTGTTGTAATGATTAAAACGTTTGGAGCGGATCACGAGGTGCTGTGCTTTGGTTCTGGTGTTGTTCTTCATCAAGATGGTTATATTTTAACAAACCTACATGTTGTGGGTGGCGGGGAATATTATTCTGTACTATATGAAAACGATACGAACGAATATATAACACATCAATTTGTGAAATATCATGATATGCATGATTTGGCCATTCTGAAAGTGGATAAACATAGCAAACCTTTACCTGTTAAAGTTGAAGGTCAATTAGTTCGAGGACAAAAAATCGTTGCTATTGGTAGTCCTCTAGGATTATTTAATTCCGTCTCTGATGGAATTGTTTCCGGTTTCCGGGATATTCGTAGTATGTCCATGATTCAATTTACAGCGGCCATATCAAATGGCAGTTCTGGTGGTGCTTTATTGGATATGCAGGGGAGATTGGTGGGGTTAATTACAGCAGGCTTTAATGATGGACAGAATCTTAACTTGGCTGTACCTGCTCATTTAATTTATCAATTTGCTCAAAATTTTATTGAATTGCCGAGCTAA
- a CDS encoding spore protein, with translation MANRSSNKLQVPGVQEAVDQLKYEIAQEFNVQLGPEASSRANGSVGGEITKRLVEMAEKRSKGLL, from the coding sequence ATGGCTAATCGTAGTTCCAATAAACTTCAGGTACCTGGTGTACAAGAAGCTGTTGATCAATTAAAGTATGAAATCGCACAAGAATTTAATGTACAGTTAGGGCCTGAAGCCTCTTCTCGCGCAAACGGCTCAGTCGGAGGAGAAATCACAAAGCGCCTCGTAGAAATGGCAGAAAAACGTTCAAAAGGTTTATTATAA
- a CDS encoding DUF1456 domain-containing protein → MTNNDILIRLRYALDIKNTDMVKIFKLGGMDFTKDEVLNMLIKVNDEQEAPEEYIKCNNKMLEAFLNGLITFKRGSQPSKPGQAEGAQPISGKESPNNMLLKKVKIALALTSEDMLNILYDGGVNVSKGELGAILRNPSHRNYKECGDRFVRNFLRGLTYKYRE, encoded by the coding sequence ATGACGAATAATGATATTTTAATTCGTTTAAGATATGCATTAGATATCAAAAATACAGATATGGTTAAAATTTTTAAGCTAGGTGGCATGGATTTTACAAAAGATGAAGTTCTGAACATGCTTATTAAAGTTAATGATGAGCAAGAAGCACCAGAAGAATACATCAAATGTAATAATAAAATGCTTGAGGCTTTCTTAAATGGGCTCATCACATTTAAGCGAGGATCACAGCCTTCTAAACCAGGACAAGCTGAGGGAGCACAACCGATTTCAGGAAAAGAAAGTCCAAATAATATGTTACTAAAGAAAGTAAAAATTGCTTTAGCATTAACAAGTGAGGATATGTTGAATATTTTATATGATGGTGGTGTTAATGTTTCAAAGGGTGAATTGGGTGCCATTTTAAGAAATCCAAGTCATCGCAACTATAAGGAATGTGGCGATCGATTCGTGAGAAATTTTTTAAGAGGGCTAACATATAAATATAGGGAATAA